The sequence below is a genomic window from Acetobacter vaccinii.
GCTGCCTAACGCCGGGGCTGCGGTCAAAGTGCGTGCGGATATCCGCAGCCAGATCGTTAAGGAATTCAGGTTTAATAAACCGGGGCGTGAAGCCGCTATCCTGATCACTCATGTGCCCGCTGGGCGTATGAAACCGCATGTGCTGCCCTATATGACCCTGCTGCGGAATGCAGGTCTGTCCGTGTTGCTGGTTGTTATTGTTGACCGTCCTCTGCAACTGACGGATGAGGAATACGCAGCGGCCGATGGCATTATCGTGCGCGATAATGGTGGTTACGATTTCGGGGCCTGGCAGCAGGCTTTCCAAAGCTGTCCGGAAGTATTCGGGGCCAAGCTTCTGGTCGTGACCAATGATAGTATTGTCCCAACGGCAGACATTACTATTTTCAATGCGATGATCGAGCGCGTGCGGCAGTGCCCGGCGGATATTGTCGGTCTGACGGAAAGCCATGAATACGGCTGGCATATTCAGAGTTATTTCGTAGCCTTCAAACCAAAAGCACTGAGTTCCTGGGCATTCCAGAACTTTATCCGTGACATCCGCCGGATTGATGACAAGGACGAAGTTATCCGCACGTATGAGGTGCCCTTTGGCCGGAATATGCGGACAGCAGGTCTGACGGTGCAGGCGCTTTATGTCAGCTCTTTTGCAGCGAACCCGACTTTCTTTGGCTGGCGGGAACTGATCGAGGCAGGATTCCCCTTCATCAAAGTTCTTATGTTGCGCAAGAAGTTTGAGGAATCGACGGATCAGTTGAAGTTTCTTAAAAAACTTCAGAAAGAATGGCCGACAGTGTTGGAAAAGGCTGGCTTTGACGTCGATCTTGTCCGTCATGCTATTTTTGCGGCTGACCTGTCGTCTCTTCCGGCAGGTCATGACCATTCGCTGCTGGTCAATCCCAAGCAGTATCAGGCTATTACTACGGATCATCCGCTGCGGATCGCTTATTTTGGACCGTGGAACTACGATAATGGTCTGGCGTCAGCCAGTCGTGAACTGCTGTGCGCGCTCCATCATACAGGGGTGCAGATCAATGCCTACCCGGTGCAGAAACCTTTTCACATTCACCGGCTGTTATGTCCGGCAGTGCCGACCCTCGACTTTGCTGGGCAGCCTGATATTGCCATAGTGCATCTCAATCCTGATTCATGGAATGTCCTGACAGACGAACAACTGGCGATTATACGCTCTGCCAAACAGCGTATTGGTTACTGGGTCTGGGAAACTGACCATCTGCCTGCCGCGTGGAAGCACGACCTGCATTCCGTTGACCGGATCTGGTCTCCCAGCGTGTATTGCGCCGAGGTGTTCGAGCGGGAAGTGGGTGTGCCTGTTGATGTTGTGCCGCATCCGGTCCGTATTCCGCCCAGAATTGCGACTGACCGCGACACCATGCTGCGCCGTTTTGGCATCGACCCCAAGCAGCGTGTTATCCTGTATATCTTTGACGGTGCCAGCTATCTGGTGCGCAAAAACCCGGATGGGCTTGTCCGTGCCTTTGCTGCTTCGGGGCTGGCCAAGCAGGGTTGGACATTGGTGCTTAAAACCAAGCATCTGTTTGACCGGCCCGAGGCAGGCAAGGCTCTGACCGAACTGGTGGAGCAGACACCCGGCGCTCGTATTCTCGAAGTTTCTCTTTTTGCAGATGAGGTCACAAGCCTGCTGGCTGCGGCGGATATCTATGCCTCGCCCCATTGCTCGGAAGGTTTTGGCCTGACCGTGGCAGAGGCTATGGCTGTCGGAAAATCCGTTGTGGCAACCGACTATTCTGGAACCAAGGACTTTCTCGACGCATCATGCGGCTACCCCGTCCCCTCTACCTTGTGGACGCTGACAGAAAACCACGGTCATTATCTGAAAGGCCATAAGTGGGGTAAAATTGACGAAAAAGGACTGACAGCATCCTTGGTCAAAGCCGCAACCGCCATCATGCGGGGCGATCAGTCCATGGGTAAGGCTGCCAGGAACACCATCGAACGCCTGCTGTCGTATGAGGCGGTAGCCCGCCAGATTACCGCCAGCTTTGACGCGCTTGTGGCCGATACCGACCCTGTTATCCGTCAGGAACGGGCAACCCGTCAGGCGCTGACTGTGCTGCCAGAAGCCCCCGAAGTTACTGTAGGACAGGCACCAGGCATCAAGTTCAGCAAGATGGAGCAGGATACCCGATACACTGTTATCCCGGTTCCGCTGGCATCCGACCTGTCGTGGGATCTGGAGCAACTGCCGGAAGGTGAACCGACCGACTGGCTGTTTTTTGCACCCCACAACGCCTATGTGCACCCCGATGCCCAGGCCATGCTGGTGGAGGCCGCAAACAACAGGCCCGATATCTCGCTCTTCTATGCGGATGATGTGGCGGCGGATGAGAGCATGCTCAACCGTATCCGCCTTAAGCCTGATTTCAACAAAACCCTGCTTATCGCGCAGGATTATATTGGCGCGCCCGTCTTTATCCGGCGCAAGATGCTGGACGCCGTCGGGGGGCTTAAGACAGCCCGTGGCACAGCCATGCTGTATGATCTGGTGCTACGCGTGGCTGAGGCCGGGGGCGGGATCAGCCGCATCCTGCATATTGTGCTGGCGTATAGGGGTGAACGCCCGGTTGCCAGCCTCAAGGACCGTCTTGCCGTTCTGCAATCCATGCAGGCGGGGTCGGATATCGACTACGTGCCGGGCATGGCACCAGAACTGCTGATGCAGCGTAAGCAGTTCAAACGTGGGGAATATCCGGCGGTTTCCATTGTCGTTCCCACACGGCGCACCCGTAGCACCATGACGGGCAAGCCCTATGTGGAGGAATTGCTGGAAGGCATTGCCAAGGCGTCCTGGCCCATGGACAAGGTGACGGTGATTGTGGGGGATGACGTCAGCGGGGAGCCTGATTGGGCCAAACGCCGCTGGCCCTTTACCCTGCGCCGGATTGAGACCGTTCGCCCAGCGGATGAGGCATTTAACTACGCCGCTAAAATGAACCGCCTGTGGCGCACGGCCAAGGACGAGCATATCGTCTTCATGAATGACGATAGCGCTCCGGTTGGTCCGAACTGGCTGGAAGCCCTGATGACCTTTGCCTCCGACGCCAGCGTGGGTGGGGTGGGTGTCCGTCTGTATTACGAGGACGGCAGCATCCAGCACGCGGGTATGGTGCCGGTGTTCCGTACGGTTGCCCATGCCTGGCTGAACTGGCCAGCAGACGCCACGACCTATCAGGACTGGGCAGTGTCTCAGCGTGAATGGTCGATGGTAACGGGGGCTGTGTTTGCAACCCGCCGCGCCATTCTGGAGCAGTTGAACGGGTTTGATGAACGCTTCAGCCTGGAATTCAACGATGTTGACCTATGCCTGCGTATCCGCAACCTCGGCTACCGGATTGTGTACAACCCCGATGCCCAGTTCACCCACGCAGAAAAAGCATCACGCGGGGAGACCATTCCCCCAGGGGCGGAAGTAGCACTGTTCCTGTCGCGCTGGTCGCGTTGGCTGGATGTTGACCCCGCATCGCACCCAGGCCTTGCCAAGGACAGGCTGGATATTGTTGCCGTGCCTCAGCATGGTGCCTGGTATAACTGACCGTAGCCTGTCCCTATGGCATGGAACGGCAAAGGCGATGGACGCAGGTCCATCGCCTTTTTTAGTGTGGGCTGGACTGCAGTGGGGTAGCAGGCCCTGTCATTCTGGTTGAGATGCATGCTTTACCACGGGTTGCGAGCAAGGCCGTAGCTAAGCAGATGCGTTACCATGCCAAATGTGTTGGGCTTGGCTGACAGTGCCCCCATTTTGGGCGGCGAAGCCTGTTGCTGTGGCTCCTATACGATAAGCCGCAGTTTCTGTTTGTGTCGCTGCGCTTAAAACAGGGGCGCCGCTGGGAACAGAGCGGTACGAAGTGTGGAGGGCGGATGTGCCGGGTCCAGTTCCTGCCAGCGGTCGTCCCGCAGGATTTCAGCCGGGCGGTAACGGCTTTTGTAAGCCATTTTAGGGCTCTCCGGTATCCAGTAGCCCAGATACAGGTAAGGTCGTTGCAGCAGGGTGGTCTGCTGGATCAGGAACAGGATTAGATAGCTGCCGAGCGAGCGGTGGTTCATATCCGGCTGGAAGAAACTGTAGACCGCCGACAGCCCGTCTTCCAGCACGTCGGTCAGACTGACAGCGACGAGCGCGCCTGTTGGGTCGCGAAATTCTATAATGCGGGTATCAACCGGCGTATCCTGGAGCATGACCGTATAGTCACGCTGGGTCATGGCCGCCATTTCACCTGTTGCGTGGCGTTGCGTCAGGTAAAGATGGAACAGGTCGTACTGTTCCTGTGTGGCGGTTGGGGGCAGTAATGTTGCTGTCAGGTCCGTATTGCGCTGCCAGACACGGCGCTGCGTGCGGCTTGGCATAAAGCGCTGAACTGGCAAGCGGATGGGGATACAGGCGGAGCACCCGACACACAGGGGCGCGTATGCCAGGGTGTGGCTACGCCGGAACCCTGCGCGAGACAGGCAGCTATGCAGGGTGTCGGCGTCTGGCACGGCCAGGTCCGCCAACACCTTGCGCTCCATCCGGTCGGGCAGATAGGGGCACTGCTGCGGTGTCGATGTATAAAAAAGTTGTGGTCCGCGCAGTGAGGAGGTCATGCTGCTGTGTCCAGGGAACAGGGGCGGCGTTGCGGGTGCTGCCCGGCGGAATAAGGCTTACCGGCCGAGGGTCTCCCGGATGGTGGTGGCGGCTTCTATGGCAAAATAGGTCAGAACCCCATTGGCCCCGGCCCGGCGGAAGGCCAGCAGGCTTTCCATAATGGCCCGTTCACGCTCCAGCCAGCCGTTGTTGATGGCGGCCATCAGCATCGCGTATTCGCCCGAGACCTGATACGCAAAGGTCGGCATGCTGAAAGTGTCCCGCACCCGCCTGATAATGTCCAGATACGGCATGCCGGGCTTGACCATGACCATGTCTGCCCCTTCTGCAATATCCATTTCGACTTCACGCAGGGCTTCGTCGCTGTTGGCGGGGTCCATCTGGTAGGTTTTTTTGTCGCCCTTGAGCATGGAGCCAGACCCCAGAGCATCCCGGAAGGGGCCGTAAAAGGCACTGGCATATTTGGCGGCATAGGACATGATGCGCGTGTTGGTCAGGTCGTTACTGTCCAGCGCGCGGCGTATGGCGGCAATCCGCCCGTCCATCATGTCAGACGGGGCGATGATGTCCACACCGGCTAGAGCCTGATTGACGGACTGCTGGACAAGGATTTCGACCGAGGCATCATTGACGACGTAACCATCCTTCACCAACCCGTCGTGTCCATGGCTGGTGTAGGGGTCGAGGGCGACATCTCCGATCAGGGCGATATCGGGAAATTCCTGTTTGAGCAGCCGTGCCGCACGACACATCAGGTTGTCGGGGTTGGTTGCCTCTGTCCCGCGTTCGTCCCGGACTTCAGTCGGGGTGACGGGGAAGAGTGCCAGAGCCGGAATACCAAGCCGGGCTGCGGGCTCCACATGGCGGGCCAGCCGGTCCAGTGTGACACGGTGCGCTCCGGGCATGGAGGCAACCTCGGTCACGGTGTCGGTCCCTTCGGTGAAGAAGATCGGCCAGATCAGGTTATCAACAGCAAGGCTGTTTTCCGCCACCAGGCGTCGGGTCGCGGCGTCATGGCGGTTGCGGCGGGGGCGGCTCAAGGGAAAATGACCGACCGGCATGGACGAGAACTCCTGAACGGCTCCAGACCGTCAGGAAGGCTGGAGCAGCAAAGTGAAAAATAAGGACAGTGGCGCAGTATGCGCTCCTGTCCGGCTTATGCAAGACCGGCGCGGCAGGTCAGCTCTGTGCCAGTTTGCTGTGTCTGCGACCGTAAAAGAGGTAAATGCCCATGCCGATGGCCAGCCAGATGACCAGCCGCAGCCATGTCAGACCGTCCAGAAAGATCATCATGGACCCGCAGGACAGAACCCCCAGCACAGGGACAATGTCACCCCCCGGCACGCGGAAGGCACGGGGGTGGGCCGGAGCCTTGCGGCGCAGGACAAACACCCCGATGCAGACCAGCACAAAGGCCAGCAACGTGCCGATGGATGTCATATGCCCCAGTTCGGAAATGGGCAGGAACGCGCTGAACAGGCTTGTCAGCACCATGAAGAAGATGTTGCACACCCACGGGGTCTGGAAGCGGGGGTGGGTGATGCTGAACATGCGCGGCAGCAGCCCGTCGCGCGACATGGCAAAAAAGACGCGGCTCTGACCCAGCAGCAGCCCCATCAGCACGGAGGTAAAGCCGCAGATAATCCCGATCTTGATGGCAAGCTGCAACCACGGGTATGGCGTGTGGTTGATGGCGGTTGCCACGGGGGCGGCATCTCCCAGCATGTCGCGGTAATTGACAAGCCCGGTCATGACAAAGGCAAAGCAGACATAGGCCAGCGTGCAGACCAGCAGGCTGCCCAGAATACCGATAGGCATGTCGCGGGCAGGGTTTTTGGCTTCCTGCGCGGTGGTGGAAACCGCATCAAACCCGACATAAGCAAAAAAGATGGTGCCTGCCGCACGCATGACGCCCGAAAACCCGTAATGGCCAAAAGTGCCATCATTGGGTGGGATAAACGGGTGATAGTTGGCGGGGTTGATGTAGCTGATGCCAAACCCGATAAAAGCGACAATGACCAGCACCTTGATGGTGACAATCACGGCATTGACCATGGCGGACTGCGAAATGCCACGGATCAGAATGGCTGACACAGCACAGATGATCACCACGGCAGGCAGGTTGATCAGACCATGCGCCACGCTGCCATCAGCCAGGTGAACGGTCTCGAAGGGAGAGGCCGTAAGCTGGGGGGGCAAGCCTATCCCCCATGTGCCCAGGAGCGATACGGTATAGCGTGACCAGCTGACCGCCACGGTGGCGGCCCCCACGGCGTATTCCAGCACCAGGTCCCAGCCGATAATCCAGGCCATCAGTTCGCCCAGAGTGACGTAGGCATAGGTATAGGCGCTGCCCGCAACAGGGATCATGCTTGCCAGTTCGCTGTAGCACAGCCCTGCGAATCCACAGGCGATGGCCGCGATGATGAAGGAGATTACAACGGCTGGCCCTGCGTTTTCCGCGGCGGCAATCCCGGTCAGGGAAAACAGACCCGCGCCGATGGTGGCGCCCACACCCAGTGCGACCAGGCTACCCGGCCCCAGAACGCGCTTGAGGCCCTGAGTGTTGCTCAGGCTGCTCAGGGGAAGACAGCGTGTAAAGGCTGACGAGGCTGGATTTTGCTCCATAGTCTTTTTTTTCTCCTGTCAGGGGCGCGACGAACGCGGTAAAGAGAGCGCCAGCGGTCATGTTTATTATAAAACAGGCCACGAGCACATCCGGCAAGATGTGTCTGATACCGTAATGAAGTGGTTGCCAGCCAACCGTAGCCCCCTGCCACGGCTGGCTGGCAACCCCGCCTTTTAAGGATATGTCTGAATGAGCCAGGCCGATCTGGACCGTTTTTTCCAAGCGTCACTTTCTGACACGGACCCTGCGGTATCGTCAGCAATTGCTGGGGAACTGACCCGTCAGCAGGAAGGGATTGAACTGATCGCAAGCGAGAACATGGTGTCTGCTGCGGTGCTTGCCGCGCAGGGCAGTGTTCTGACCAACAAATACGCCGAAGGCTACCCCGGCCGCCGCTACTATGGTGGCTGTGTTGAGGTGGACAAGGTGGAAACCCTTGCCATTGAGCGCGTGAAGGAACTGTTCGGGGCGGGTTATGCCAACGTGCAGCCTCATTCGGGCGCCAATGCCAACCAGGCCGCCTTTATGGCCATGGGCCAGCCGGGCGATGTCGTGCTGGGTATGAGCCTTGCAGCAGGCGGGCACCTGACCCACGGCGCTGCCCCCAACTATTCGGGCAAGTGGTTCAAGGCCGTGCAGTACGGCGTACGCCAGCAGGACGGCCTGCTGGATTACGAGGAAATGGAACAGCTGGCGCGTGAGCATAAGCCGCGTATTATTGTTGCCGGTGGTTCTGCTTATCCGCGCATTATCGACTTTGCCCGCTTCCGCAAGATTGCGGACGAAGTGGGCGCGTATCTCATGGTCGATATGGCGCATTTTGCTGGTCTGGTGGCGGCTGGTCTGTACCCGAACCCGCTTGAGCATGCCCACATTGTCACCTCCACCACGCATAAAACCCTGCGTGGCCCGCGTGGCGGCCTGATCCTGACGAACGATGCGGACCTTGCGAAGAAAATCAACTCCGCAGTGTTCCCCGGTCTGCAGGGTGGCCCGCTGATGCATGTGATCGCAGGCAAGGCCGTAGCGTTTGGTGAAGCCCTGCGCCCCGACTTCCGGGAATATCAGGCCGCAGTGCAGAAAAACGCGATCGTTCTGGCAGAAGTGCT
It includes:
- a CDS encoding arginyltransferase translates to MTSSLRGPQLFYTSTPQQCPYLPDRMERKVLADLAVPDADTLHSCLSRAGFRRSHTLAYAPLCVGCSACIPIRLPVQRFMPSRTQRRVWQRNTDLTATLLPPTATQEQYDLFHLYLTQRHATGEMAAMTQRDYTVMLQDTPVDTRIIEFRDPTGALVAVSLTDVLEDGLSAVYSFFQPDMNHRSLGSYLILFLIQQTTLLQRPYLYLGYWIPESPKMAYKSRYRPAEILRDDRWQELDPAHPPSTLRTALFPAAPLF
- the hemB gene encoding porphobilinogen synthase, which translates into the protein MPVGHFPLSRPRRNRHDAATRRLVAENSLAVDNLIWPIFFTEGTDTVTEVASMPGAHRVTLDRLARHVEPAARLGIPALALFPVTPTEVRDERGTEATNPDNLMCRAARLLKQEFPDIALIGDVALDPYTSHGHDGLVKDGYVVNDASVEILVQQSVNQALAGVDIIAPSDMMDGRIAAIRRALDSNDLTNTRIMSYAAKYASAFYGPFRDALGSGSMLKGDKKTYQMDPANSDEALREVEMDIAEGADMVMVKPGMPYLDIIRRVRDTFSMPTFAYQVSGEYAMLMAAINNGWLERERAIMESLLAFRRAGANGVLTYFAIEAATTIRETLGR
- a CDS encoding amino acid permease is translated as MEQNPASSAFTRCLPLSSLSNTQGLKRVLGPGSLVALGVGATIGAGLFSLTGIAAAENAGPAVVISFIIAAIACGFAGLCYSELASMIPVAGSAYTYAYVTLGELMAWIIGWDLVLEYAVGAATVAVSWSRYTVSLLGTWGIGLPPQLTASPFETVHLADGSVAHGLINLPAVVIICAVSAILIRGISQSAMVNAVIVTIKVLVIVAFIGFGISYINPANYHPFIPPNDGTFGHYGFSGVMRAAGTIFFAYVGFDAVSTTAQEAKNPARDMPIGILGSLLVCTLAYVCFAFVMTGLVNYRDMLGDAAPVATAINHTPYPWLQLAIKIGIICGFTSVLMGLLLGQSRVFFAMSRDGLLPRMFSITHPRFQTPWVCNIFFMVLTSLFSAFLPISELGHMTSIGTLLAFVLVCIGVFVLRRKAPAHPRAFRVPGGDIVPVLGVLSCGSMMIFLDGLTWLRLVIWLAIGMGIYLFYGRRHSKLAQS
- a CDS encoding glycosyltransferase; this translates as MQQSVGKSNILRSLSRKRSRWFSAKGDASYDQRDWAQAAEYYRKAVAISPDRRAVWIRLGHALKEAGQLENAFEAYSKASALPGDNGDAPYHMAVLANMLNRGPIAMLGFAQALREKPEHDAAAGELRGFLSENFDSNFYRKTYPESLESGMHPLIHYIDHGRAEGRLPNAGAAVKVRADIRSQIVKEFRFNKPGREAAILITHVPAGRMKPHVLPYMTLLRNAGLSVLLVVIVDRPLQLTDEEYAAADGIIVRDNGGYDFGAWQQAFQSCPEVFGAKLLVVTNDSIVPTADITIFNAMIERVRQCPADIVGLTESHEYGWHIQSYFVAFKPKALSSWAFQNFIRDIRRIDDKDEVIRTYEVPFGRNMRTAGLTVQALYVSSFAANPTFFGWRELIEAGFPFIKVLMLRKKFEESTDQLKFLKKLQKEWPTVLEKAGFDVDLVRHAIFAADLSSLPAGHDHSLLVNPKQYQAITTDHPLRIAYFGPWNYDNGLASASRELLCALHHTGVQINAYPVQKPFHIHRLLCPAVPTLDFAGQPDIAIVHLNPDSWNVLTDEQLAIIRSAKQRIGYWVWETDHLPAAWKHDLHSVDRIWSPSVYCAEVFEREVGVPVDVVPHPVRIPPRIATDRDTMLRRFGIDPKQRVILYIFDGASYLVRKNPDGLVRAFAASGLAKQGWTLVLKTKHLFDRPEAGKALTELVEQTPGARILEVSLFADEVTSLLAAADIYASPHCSEGFGLTVAEAMAVGKSVVATDYSGTKDFLDASCGYPVPSTLWTLTENHGHYLKGHKWGKIDEKGLTASLVKAATAIMRGDQSMGKAARNTIERLLSYEAVARQITASFDALVADTDPVIRQERATRQALTVLPEAPEVTVGQAPGIKFSKMEQDTRYTVIPVPLASDLSWDLEQLPEGEPTDWLFFAPHNAYVHPDAQAMLVEAANNRPDISLFYADDVAADESMLNRIRLKPDFNKTLLIAQDYIGAPVFIRRKMLDAVGGLKTARGTAMLYDLVLRVAEAGGGISRILHIVLAYRGERPVASLKDRLAVLQSMQAGSDIDYVPGMAPELLMQRKQFKRGEYPAVSIVVPTRRTRSTMTGKPYVEELLEGIAKASWPMDKVTVIVGDDVSGEPDWAKRRWPFTLRRIETVRPADEAFNYAAKMNRLWRTAKDEHIVFMNDDSAPVGPNWLEALMTFASDASVGGVGVRLYYEDGSIQHAGMVPVFRTVAHAWLNWPADATTYQDWAVSQREWSMVTGAVFATRRAILEQLNGFDERFSLEFNDVDLCLRIRNLGYRIVYNPDAQFTHAEKASRGETIPPGAEVALFLSRWSRWLDVDPASHPGLAKDRLDIVAVPQHGAWYN
- the glyA gene encoding serine hydroxymethyltransferase; this encodes MSQADLDRFFQASLSDTDPAVSSAIAGELTRQQEGIELIASENMVSAAVLAAQGSVLTNKYAEGYPGRRYYGGCVEVDKVETLAIERVKELFGAGYANVQPHSGANANQAAFMAMGQPGDVVLGMSLAAGGHLTHGAAPNYSGKWFKAVQYGVRQQDGLLDYEEMEQLAREHKPRIIVAGGSAYPRIIDFARFRKIADEVGAYLMVDMAHFAGLVAAGLYPNPLEHAHIVTSTTHKTLRGPRGGLILTNDADLAKKINSAVFPGLQGGPLMHVIAGKAVAFGEALRPDFREYQAAVQKNAIVLAEVLVERGFDIVTGGTDSHLLLVDLRPKKVTGKAAEAALERAGITANKNAIPFDPEKPAITSGVRLGSPAATARGFREAEFRQIGEMIDEVLTALAASGGEGDTAVENAVHARVRELCARFPIYSR